A stretch of Caenorhabditis elegans chromosome IV DNA encodes these proteins:
- the T28C6.7 gene encoding Kinesin motor domain-containing protein (Confirmed by transcript evidence) — MEDKTSKEKEKSADKRIDERVHQQLVYKDNRIIDLNNVILDKERQILDLQERVREHNEVASVKNQAMRIVQQKFEEMNRDKKDMSTETEPSLMAHSSVPLSNSKSERRARSSSPGHVIAQRKTMVSSSSGTFSPPPLDPPFDPSSKLSALPDIDGIHRKHQRKRVTFDLNPNGSSIGTSTSSNFPSTSVSRYPTISMSSSTSDALESALTEASSENALLRQQVIELNSSVEKMKADYESEILKYTKEAKTAGLKAKVAATARIKELETTLEDINGKYEDERDRLQEEVDTLRSSRNWEIEQNALLRDQVAHLKEKVHKLTTELDASEVAKRSLSSEVDESKKLMELMVEDLLQAESAINYNQCQKKAIFEDIDRLKDAIQAQDRFIEVLEADIVIYEQHIGLLRENLGASQVDHRALIKSKAFETKLLALEREKEQSDKKSNEDRLKTKALDKKCRVLVEQNEQLMARLCELEMSHGGADETRERRLAEQEERIRQISSALESERDVGQRLREAKEVLEKELMNKKKTEEASNNRFQRDVEMSRMEAQNKIEEMSVEVDAAHKKVNEVLSEVEQLRATNFDLQMHIETAKRTMEELADCNEELEKRVDEYEEAAEEKDEDLKQSTWDVETLTRQNEALSPNFRVELDGVRQGFHETRELADEVKHLRSELQRQQEIHRAQFDAACREMDADEPERKTSLEVQQDQYILAYEEKIRTMSQEMEALKRELELKNGPVQRKTTQVLEPPSIEQIQMVQPVQMTTSAAPQASESSHQYEMTTSTSSSEKRRAPVSAPLPAQYLVQQSQQAPQSSQQNEDQVLREAHENLKRQVDELKKKNADFSEKMMRLEMEAKLSGELNVELGRAMLELEEHNELLQKEQEAVTADDTATSRELELHVLMVQEMTEQIASMHEKNDEMEKLKVEQMKELEKWKSEAFTSKQEAQRVHAEVQRLLHALSESELARKSEFEQATTAHDAEIREFSIKMEDARRDIADLEAKLQEAEEKLKTVQVPVEMICETPFLQETRILTSSSPLGNQSDTQKSHEAVESSNTNPQKDTNVIASRVSSTSQLAPGHLGSLEVSHRDSNVPDAAQMMPEPSASDLEILQQDQQQTLLHSVSQDMNKLIELKDELEIAVQALKAEIWSLNGQLKASILDREGLEDKVTQLDDMVEKEKKRAIDLDVELQEQIDLTDRAVRRAAEAENESNQRMAECLEKETRREEIEKAYTRLNEYYNQLQEAYNNVYAQLAALQAANAEVPLTSTLSATTAPPLTSESSEPSQFAQLVDGLMTILLISQNSPSDITISTHQKLEQVGKKLKQLLSEYEENQNALDEQRKITEALEKRLQASESARDAPDDVMMTKERVEQLEGEIEWKEEECEGLKRRIRELEKALEAVAERADETEAAKLTTRQADVDSLFRTNAELAHTNVRLQNEVDEQDEWKAKIEEEKEQLEQHVKELEDQVAELMEQHETHFRQAQLLQSATSSANTENISKVHDSEKEVQRLSAIEKILNNRILALEDQNLELEEKYQEMEDEMLSLKQDSTKKSEIVAGTSNWEDSWDEKGDENAKELVEARNEVERLLDVEKALTLRMEMLQIQNVQLESRVREQEDVNKSVTSHVRQPESSDQVEEDDWGWGEEKEPTTTIQKRDDDWGWDETQEEPKELSEKTELDKELQEAKSEIGRLVEIEKVLNNRILSLEDQNLELEERLQEMEEELLDEKNKKKEVDAKVEQKSEENWGDWGEDDAEAATESNVVVSTLQSTVAELQDRLKFQKEVIEKAEAELIETQEKYDELEQVYEQSQQAQNSNKELIHVVENLKSQMGQIQQDRDKLMTDLVTVQAEKLELEKIIQKLEVDIAEKEQEKTDNDGWNDEDWREDDQKETESEKLTQLRNELTARIEQLESQKSNEQAQMSEKLSQVESMKVQIEQKLYETREELDDLKKELKLKEIELQKASEASTTASSEWNDDGWNDDDGEIDRMKDTQKVLEMKVEALQDELQRLKDNEIELTETISALQSKLYDVQSELEDTKQKLVEAENSASGWNDDDAWNKNENEIEEVKKALEIEISNRNDTIVKLQNLVSNLRQQLIEASESADLKSLEELEQLKEELRIVSEQNGLLKDSEARLLDHADEFAVQMDKYREKCEVLTAKIAELEAQLQNPAEEDQQQKTSNVELVKLRQQLANAQQDMRVQNLTISDREGLIAEYRHQIAEQTKTIEELHLKLKTFSAAARRTSPRVPMSSNVPALSSRPSSRMSTSSRISTASSFVPESVAVPLQSTGSAFDVVVRQSGEPLRRRNK, encoded by the exons atggaGGACAAAACCtccaaagaaaaagaaaaatcggcCGACAAACGGATCGATGAACGGGTTCATCAACAACTGGTGTATAAGGATAACCGAATTATAGATTTAAATAATGTGATATTGGATAAAGAAAGGCAAATTTTGGACTTACAG GAAAGAGTTCGTGAGCACAATGAAGTTGCTTCAGTCAAAAATCAAGCAATGAGAattgttcaacaaaaatttgaagaaatgaaTAGAGACAAGAAGGATATGTCGACAGAAACTGAGCCTTCTTTGATGGCTCATTCCTCAGTACCATTATCAAATTCAAAGAGTGAACGGAGAGCAAGAAGTTCATCTCCAGGTCATGTCATTGCACAGAGAA aaacgatGGTCTCAAGTTCATCGGGAACCTTCTCTCCTCCACCATTGGATCCTCCATTTGATCCATCTAGCAAACTGAGCGCTCTTCCAGATATTGACGGAATCCATAGGAAACATCAAAGAAAACGTGTAACTTTTGATTTAAATCCAAATGGTTCTTCAATTGGAACATCAAcatcttccaattttccatcTACATCTGTTTCCCGCTATCCCACCATTTCAATGTCTTCTTCAACTTCAGACGCTCTCGAGTCTGCTTTAACAGAagcttcatctgaaaatgcttTACTCCGTCAGCAAGTTATCGAACTAAACTCAtctgttgaaaaaatgaaagcagactatgaatctgaaattctcaaaTACACAAAAGAGGCAAAAACTGCTGGACTCAAGGCAAAGGTTGCGGCGACTGCAAGAATCAAGGAGTTGGAAACTACACTTGAAGATATCAATGGAAAATATGAAGATGAG agggATCGTCTTCAAGAAGAAGTTGACACTCTCCGATCTTCTCGAAATTGGGAAATAGAACAAAATGCTCTTCTTCGTGATCAAGTTGctcatttgaaagaaaaagttcACAAGTTGACAACAGAGTTAGATGCTAGTGAAGTAGCCAAACGATCCTTGAGCTCAGAAGTTGACGAATCTAAAAAGCTGATGGAATTGATGGTTGAAGATCTCCTTCAAGCTGAATCCGCTATCAACTACAATCAATGTCAgaaaaaagctatttttgaGGACATTGACCGATTGAAGGATGCCATTCAAGCACAGGATAGATTTATTGAAGTTCTTGAAGCTGATATTGTCATCTATGAGCAACATATTGGACTTTTGAGAGAGAATTTGGGTGCTTCACAG GTCGATCATCGAGCACTGATAAAATCAAAAGCTTTCGAGACGAAACTATTGGCTTTGGAACGCGAAAAAGAGCAAAGTGACAAGAAATCAAATG aagaccGTCTGAAAACAAAGGCACTAGACAAGAAATGTCGTGTTCTCGTCGAGCAAAACGAACAACTCATGGCTCGTCTTTGTGAGCTTGAAATGTCGCACGGAGGAGCTGATGAGACACGTGAACGCCGTTTAGCTGAACAAGAAGAACGAATTCGACAGATTTCATCAGCTTTGGAATCAGAACGAGATGTTGGCCAACGACTGCGTGAAGCCAAGGAAGTACTTGAAAAGGAGCTAATGAACAAGAAGAAGACGGAAGAAGCTAGTAACAATCGTTTCCAGAGAGACGTTGAAATGAGTAGAATGGAAGCACAGAATA aaatcgaAGAAATGTCTGTTGAAGTAGATGCAGCTCACAAAAAGGTCAACGAAGTATTGTCTGAAGTTGAACAACTTCGTGCCACGAATTTTGATCTTCAAATGCACATTGAGACTGCGAAGAGAACCATGGaaga attgGCTGATTGCAACGAGGAACTTGAAAAGAGAGTGGATGAATATGAGGAAGCAGCtgaagaaaaagatgaagatCTGAAACAAAGTACATGGGATGTGGAGACATTGACAAGACAAAATGAAGCATTGAG TCCCAATTTCAGAGTTGAGCTTGATGGTGTACGACAAGGCTTCCACGAGACACGCGAACTTGCCGATGAGGTTAAGCATCTGAGGTCGGAGCTCCAACGACAACAAGAAATTCATAGAGCACAATTTGATGCAGCTTGTCGTGAAATGGATGCTGATGAACCAGAAAGGAAAACATCATTGGAAGTACAACAAGACCAGTATATTTTGGCATATGAGGAGAAAATTCGCACAATGTCTCAAGAAATGGAAGCTTTGAAACGAGAGTTGGAGCTCAAAAATGGACCAGTTCAACGAAAAACTACTCAAGTTCTGGAGCCACCAAGTATTGAACAGATTCAGATGGTTCAACCAGTTCAGATGACAACATCAGCTGCTCCACAAGCTTCAGAATCAAGCCATCAGTATGAGATGACGACATCAACTTCATCATCGGAAAAACGAAGAGCCCCAGTTTCTGCACCGTTGCCTGCTCAATATCTTGTTCAACAGTCACAACAAGCCCCACAATCCTCTCAGCAAAATGAAGATCAAGTCCTTCGAGAAGCACATGAGAATTTGAAACGGCAGGTAGACgagttgaaaaagaaaaatgcggatttcagtgaaaaaatgatg CGCCTCGAGATGGAAGCCAAATTATCTGGCGAGCTGAATGTTGAACTGGGTAGAGCGATGCTTGAGCTCGAGGAGCACAATGAATTGCTTCAAAAAGAACAAGAGGCAGTAACAGCTGATGATACTGCAACTAGTCGTGAACTTGAGTTACACGTGTTGATGGTACAGGAAATGACTGAACAGATTGCATCAATGCATGAGAAGAATgatgaaatggaaaaactcAAAGTTGAGCAGATGAAAGAATTGGAAAAGTGGAAGTCGGAAG cctTCACCTCAAAACAAGAAGCGCAACGTGTTCATGCTGAAGTTCAACGTCTTTTACATGCATTGTCAGAATCGGAATTAGCCAGAAAATCAGAATTCGAACAAGCTACTACGGCCCATGATGCTGAAATTCGTGAATTCTCAATTAAGATGGAGGATGCACGAAGAGACATTGCAGATTTAGAAGCTAAGCTTCAAGAAGCAGAAGAAAAGTTGAAGACCGTACAGGTTCCAGTTGAAATGATCTGTGAGACTCCTTTCCTCCAAGAAACTCGTATATTGACATCCTCATCTCCGTTAGGAAATCAGTCAGATACGCAGAAGAGTCATGAAGCTGTGGAATCTAGTAACACAAACCCTCAAAAGGACACTAACGTCATTGCTTCACGAGTCTCTAGTACTTCACAACTTGCTCCTGGTCATCTTGGATCTCTGGAAGTTTCCCACCGTGATTCCAATGTCCCGGATGCTGCTCAGATGATGCCGGAGCCGTCCGCGTCTGACTTGGAGATTCTACAACAAGATCAACAGCAAACTTTGCTTCATTCTGTATCACAAGATATGAACAAGCTAATTGAGCTGAAAGATGAACTCGAAATTGCCGTTCAAGCTTTGAAAGCTGAGATTTGGAGTCTGAATGGACAGTTGAAAGCCTCAATTCTAGATAGAGAAGGACTAGAGGACAAAGTTACGCAGTTGGACGATATGgtggaaaaggaaaagaaacGGGCGATTGATTTGGATGTCGAGCTCCAAGAACAGATTGATTTGACAGATCGAGCTGTGCGAAGAGCAGCTGAAGCGGAAAATGAGTCGAATCAACGAATGGCTGAATGTTTGGAAAAGGAGACAAGAAG agaggaaattgaaaaagcttACACTCGTCTCAATGAATACTACAATCAACTCCAAGAGGCATACAATAATGTCTACGCTCAACTGGCCGCTTTACAAGCTGCAAATGCAGAGGTTCCTTTAACTTCAACTTTATCCGCGACAACCGCACCACCACTAACGTCAGAGTCATCAGAACCTTCTCAGTTCGCACAACTTGTCGACGGCTTAATGACAATTCtgttaatttctcaaaattcgcCATCAGACATAACCATAAGCactcatcaaaaattggagcaagtcggtaaaaaattgaaacaacttCTATCAGAATACGAAGAGAATCAAAATGCACTGGACGAACAGCGAAAAATCACTGAAGCTCTCGAAAAACGTCTTCAAGCTTCAGAGTCTGCAAGAGACGCTCCCGATGATGTTATGATGACAAAAGAGCGAGTGGAACAGCTTGAAGGAGAAATTGAATGGAAGGAGGAAGAATGTGAAGGTCTCAAACGTCGAATTCGAGAGCTCGAGAAGGCACTGGAAGCTGTTGCTGAGAGAGCTGATGAGACTGAAG CCGCCAAACTGACAACAAGGCAAGCGGACGTCGACTCGTTGTTCCGAACAAATGCTGAATTGGCACACACCAATGTACGACTGCAAAACGAGGTGGATGAGCAGGATGAGTGGAAAGCAAAGATTGAAGAG GAAAAGGAACAACTCGAGCAGCACGTGAAGGAACTTGAAGACCAGGTCGCTGAGCTCATGGAACAGCATGAG actcATTTTCGACAAGCTCAACTTCTTCAATCAGCTACGTCATCGGCTAACACAGAAAACATCAGCAAAGTTCatgattctgaaaaagaagTTCAACGGTTATCAgctatcgaaaaaattctaaacaatCGAATTTTGGCACTGGAAGACCAGAACTTGGAATTGGAAGAGAAATACCAAGAGATGGAAGATGAAATGCTTTCCCTGAAGCAAGATAGTaccaaaaaatcggaaatagTTGCTGGAACCTCAAATTGGGAGGACTCTTGGGATGAAAAAGGTGATGAAAATGCAAAAGAGTTGGTTGAAGCTCGAAATGAAGTTGAACGACTTTTGGATGTTGAGAAAGCGTTGACATTGAGAATGGAAAtgcttcaaattcaaaatgtacAGTTGGAAAGTCGTGTTAGGGAGCAAGAAGATGTTAATAAA agcgTTACATCCCATGTTAGACAACCGGAATCTTCAGACCAAGTTGAAGAAGACGATTGGGGATGGGGAGAAGAAAAGGAACCG ACTACAACAATTCAAAAACGAGATGACGATTGGGGATGGGATGAAACTCAGGAAGAGCCGAAGGAACTCTCAGAAAAGACTGAACTTGATAAAGAGTTACAAGAAGCGAAATCAGAAATTGGACGACTTgttgaaatcgaaaaagtatTGAACAATCGGATTTTGTCGCTCGAAGatcaaaatttggaacttGAAGAACGTCTCCaagaaatggaagaagaaCTTTTAGATGAGAAgaataaaaagaaagaagTCGATGCTAAAGTTGAACAAAAGTCAGAGGAAAACTGGGGAGACTGGGGTGAAGATGATGCCGAAGCTGCTACAGAGTCGAATGTTGTAGTTTCAACACTACAAAGTACAGTTGCAGAACTTCAAGATCGTCTTAAGTTCCAAAAAGAAGTTATTGAGAAAGCGGAAGCAGAACTCATTGAAACTCAGGAAAAG TACGATGAACTCGAACAAGTCTACGAGCAGTCACAACAAGCTCAAAACTCTAACAAGGAATTGATTCATGTAGTCGAGAATTTGAAATCTCAAATGGGCCAGATTCAACAAGACCGAGACAAATTGATGACTGACTTGGTTACAGTGCAAGCTGAGAAACTCGAGTTagagaaaataattcaaaagttGGAAGTTGACATTGCTGAGAAGGAACAAGAAAAGACAGATAATGATGGATGGAACGATGAGGATTGGAGAGAGGATGATCAGAAAGAGACAGAAAGTGAAAAg ttgacCCAACTTCGTAATGAACTCACAGCTCGAATTGAACAGCTtgaatctcaaaaatcgaatgaaCAAGCCCAAATGTCGGAAAAATTGAGCCAAGTAGAATCTATGAAAGTTCAAATTGAGCAGAAACTTTATGAAACTCGAGAAGAGCTTGATGACCTGAAAAAAGAGTTGAAGCTTAAGGAAATCGAGCTTCAGAAGGCTTCTGAAGCTTCAACAACTGCATCATCTGAATGGAACGACGATGGTTGGAACGATGATGATGGAGAAATTGATCGCATGAAAGATACGCAGAAAGTTTTAGAAATGAAAGTGGAAGCGTTGCAAGATGAGCTACAGAGACTGAAAGATAATGAGATTGAG TTAACCGAAACAATTTCTGCTCTCCAATCAAAGTTGTATGACGTTCAATCAGAACTGGAAGATACCAAACAGAAGCTAGTCGAGGCTGAAAATTCGGCTTCAGGATGGAATGATGATGATGCGtggaacaaaaatgaaaatgaaattgaagaagtAAAGAAGGCATTGGAAATCGAGATTTCAAATAGGAATGATACTATtgtgaaacttcaaaatcttGTCTCTAATCTACGGCAACAGCTTATCGAGGCATCCGAATCGGCTGATCTGAAGTCTCTGGAAGAGTTGGAACAGTTAAAAGAAGAACTTCGCATTGTTTCGGAGCAGAATGGATTGCTTAAGGATTCGGAAGCTCGATTATTGGATCACGCTGACGAGTTCGCCGTTCAAATGGACAAGTATCGTGAGAAATGCGAAGTTCTGACAGCAAAAATTGCAGAACTGGAAGCACAACTTCAGAATCCTGCTGAAGAAGATCAACAGCAGAAGACATCAAACGTCGAGCTAGTCAAGCTGAG aCAACAACTTGCAAATGCTCAACAGGATATGCGAGTTCAAAATCTGACGATTTCTGATCGTGAAGGTCTTATCGCGGAGTATCGTCATCAAATTGCCGAGCAGACCAAGACAATTGAAGAACTTCACTTGAAACTAAAAACCTTCTCAGCGGCGGCTCGTCGAACTTCTCCACGAGTGCCAATGTCATCGAATGTACCAGCTCTCTCATCCCGCCCATCATCCAGAATGTCAACGTCGTCACGAATCTCAACCGCGTCTTCGTTTGTGCCAGAATCCGTGGCAGTACCACTACAATCAACTGGATCAGCGTTTGATGTCGTCGTACGACAG AGTGGCGAGCCTCTTCGACGTCGTAACAAATAG